The Prunus dulcis chromosome 5, ALMONDv2, whole genome shotgun sequence genomic sequence CTCTTCAGGAACGTTCTATGGTACTAAGAAGTGTGTGCCATGaagataaattattattttttaaattttagttttctctaGGCTTTACCGAGTGGGAGAAATACTGGTCCCACTCTAGTAGTCTACTTTCTGCAGAACTTGAGGCACAAATCAATCTGATACATCAGAATACTGCAGTCTTTTGCAGCCTGGAGAAAATTAATAGAACTAGAGCTTATAATTTGGTTTGAAGCTATTTGGAATTTGTCATTTGCATTTCTTTTCAGTTATCAGTTACAGTGTGTCAGATGCCTCGACGTAGCATGTTTATGATTTCCTGATTAATTATATGTTTGTCTTTGGGTAGTCATCTTATGATACTATAAATAATGTTATCAAAGCCAATGGCCTCTAGGCCACAAGAGAAGTGTCATTTAAATATCACATCTTTTATACAAGGAATTATGTACAAGTAACCCAATCCTGGTTTTTCATTCAGGTGACTACAAATCCAAGTGCAGTAGGTGGGTGCAGTTGTAAAAGTTCCTTCATGGTCAAATGATAGATTTGCAAGTACTTTTATGCACTCCCTTCCAAGATACCTAAAACTAAGAGGTGAATTAGGTTCAGCCTAAACGGGTGCTTGCATATAAATTtttactatattttttttaaaaataataattatgtaAGTACATTGTATAAGTTTTTTGATGTACCAAACGCTTGTACCACATATATTTCATTGAGATATTTTTCTTATACTTTGTCAGCCTTCTGGCCCGGTGGTTTTAGTACCACAGACTTACCTCCGTCACTCGGAATTCATTAGGTTAGCCCCCGTGCTGCTTCTTGATTGTGTTTTAGTGGAAACAGCTGTAAGTAGTGTGAATCTTTGATAGTCACCTAGCTTGAACATATACTGCTTTCTAGAAACTGAAGATTGAATTGGTTGGCATCGTGTAGATCAATAGTTGCTACTTGCAAGGAAGGTTTACAGCTGACTGACCCATCAAATGAATGATTGTGAGAAGTCCTTACATGTTTAATGATTCAAAACTCCAAAGAATAGGAAAAGGAGTAGGCAGGAGTGGGAAGTATGAAATACTCTTAGTAGCTTCCAACAATGTACTCTCGATCTGATTGCCATTAGTAACAATATAATGAACATTGCTTACTTCATCCAAGCTCCCTTGTATACTTTCTTAAGAGGTATGTGGAAGATAGCATCCAGGTTCCCTTCTTCACGAGCcaagaaattttggtgcaCCTTAATGCATGTTCCTTATATTACCATCAACCCCAACCTACGAGCAAGGGATAGATTCAAATCTGTTGAGGCTTCAGGAATTGAAGGGTActcattttttattgatttctGCTTGTGTTTTCTCTCTAGTTTGCTTTGCTTTCATATTGAAGGACGTCTTGATTTAAtggtaaagaaaatatcagaCAGCATCCTTGAATAACTAAAGCATGTTGGGATCTCATCCCTTGTTCCCAACACTCGTGTTTTCTTGCTTTCCATCTCAAGCTACACACCCATTTTTTAGGGCTTTCCACCTCAACTCacttaattataaaaatgaaagaaatgaaagaaaaaaatatatataacaatatcaattaaaaaaatttggggaaTAATTAAGGGTTTTTGGATGGGGTTTGGCTGCTAAGTCGGGTAGGAGAAGGGGAGAAGGGAATTGGGTTTAATTTTTTGTAGAtcaaatatgaataaaatccATGTCAATTACACAATTAATCTAActaaaattaatatcaattaatcTAACCAAAGTACATGTGATTTGGAGGTCACAAGATAAAAGTATACGTGATTACAATTTTGGGGTAATTTTCGATGAATTTTTCAGAGCACATATGactttttaatgaatttatgAAGATAGTCCAATTAAAAATTGACATGTGACGCCTTGCTAATGGATCATTTCAAAGAGTCATAAAAATGAGGAGCGCTGGATTACAACCCCAAACACGCTGAGTCTTTCTTCTTCGAGGCAAAGAAAACCCACTACAGCAGGTTATTCCAATTTTTTAGGTGATTTTAGTGATTTTTCTTCACAAATTATTTTGAGCCATTAGATCAAAACTTGTAAATCCAACGGTAGAAAGCTTTGATGTATTGATACTCGAGAGCACATTATTTTCGATAATTTATCAACTAAGAGCAAATCAGAATTAAGAGAAAAGCAACAAGAAGCATGAGTTGGTTTGGAGACCAAGTAGCCACAAGTTACAACCCTAGTGTGTCTTTTCATCGTCTTAGCAGCTTTCTTCAAGATATTTCACAAACTATGGTGGACGCCAACTCAAATACAGAAGCTGATGGCTTTGCATACAGACTTATCCATGGAAACACCCAAGAAATCTCCAACATGCAAAAAGAAGCCATGGCAAGGCCTAGAAATTTGTCACATGACGTGTTTGCTCTAGTTCAACCTCATTTGCACTCATGGAGAAAGATATATGGTAATCAAATCTTTAGCTTTTAACCTATGGTTTTTAAATCTAAAGTCAATCTCTTTATCACACTGTGAACATGAACCACGCATTCTCCTAAAACCTAACTTGATCAATGGTCCAGATTCATAGTCTGACAAGATAACATTTCTCTTTAGATCTTAAACCCTGGATAAATTTGGTCCTCTTTTTTGTAATATTATTGAAGACTTTTCTTCAATGAGattgtttacaccataatgaaccgagcagacccagcatcaaagcgactagcaccaaggcaaccacgccttctcccatgccgaaggaagacacacttccgaggtgccagacacctgccgaagctcccaaatgccaaacctaatctccaggacacgtgtcgccaccacaatggcttgcacaaagtcccacataactttgtgcaaagctcccactttcacctccctataaatagggaacagtacccaggtaaaaacAAGAACTTatctgttactctgccagaattactaccaactgacttaggcatcggagagccttcggccggcaggtgtccgaagcttaacggttGCTGCAGGTCTCTCACCAAcccatttcaccaagggcctcagccctcttccctgctgaagacccaGCACatctaatcactaagttggactcaatagtggccgggccattttgagctcAACAGAGATGCTCCTCAACCTGTTTTGGTCATTACGGATCCTGAGTTATGCAAGGAGATACTGAATGAGCTTATCCAAAATCCAACCCGCTAGCCTTTGTGATGAAGCTATTAGGAAATGGTCTTGTAATGAGTCAGCGTGTGCGTCAATATTTATCTATGAATCAATAACATTATCACGGTCATTTAGTGAAGATTGGGAAATAATTGAACATAAATCTGCTAATTGCATGATAGTGTGTTGGTTTACTAGGGTGCTGAGACGACGCTAGAAAGGTGGGAAAATCATGAAGGCGAGGAGATTGAGGTGTTTGAAGAATTTAGGCTGTTGACTTCAGAAGTAATTTCCAGGACAGCATTTGGAAGCAGTTACTTAGAAGGGAAAGACATTTTTGAGATGCTATTGAAGATATCCTCCTTAACATTTAAAACTGCTTTAAAACACAAGTTTCCTGGCCTCAGGTAACTTCCTCTTaacaaaatctcaaatttctGATCTcgcgttttttttttttctcgctCTATTTATATTTCAGTAGGTTTGTTAAAACCAACGATGAGATTGAAATGGAGAAGCTTGAGAAAAGAATACGCGAAACCATTATAGAGATTGtttagaaaagagaaaggaagtAATGCCTGGAGAAGAAGGGAGCTTAGGGAGTGATTTTCTTGGATTACTTTTAAAGGCTTACCTTGACACCAGTGACAACCAGAGGATTTCGTTGGACGATTTGGTCGACGAATGCAAGACATTTTACTTGGCCGGACATGAAAGCACTGCTACTTTTCTTGCCTGGACTGTCTTTCTTCAGGCATTACATACAGATTGGCAAGAGGAAGCAAGAAAAGAGGTCCTACAATTATTTGGCAAGCAAACTCCAAACCCGATAGGCATTGCGAAACTAAAAACTGTATGGAAGTCAAGAACTGAATTAAAGTATGAACTCCTGATTTGTTTGCTCTCTCTAACTTTGATTTCCACGCATATGCAGATGAGTATGATCATGTACGAGTCCCTGAGGTTATATCCACCCGTTGTTTCGGTCATTAGAAGAAGAGTCGAAAGGGAAGTTAAACTGGGAAGGCTCATTCTTCCGGCCAACCTTGAATTGGCCATCCCAATTGTAGCATTTCATTATGATTCTGAACTCTGGGGACAAGATGTGCAGCTCTTCAAACCAGAGCGGTTTGCTGAAGGGGTTGTTAAAGCTACAGACGAGAATATAGCAGCATTCTTACCCTTTGGAATGGGACCTCGGATTTGTGTGGGCTTAAACTTTGCAATTACAGAAGCAAAGATTGCTCTGTCAATGATTTTGCAACGCCATGCCTTCACTCTTTCCCCAGCTTATACTCACTCACCATCTCAATTTCTTACAGTTCGTCCACAACATGGAGTTCAAGTAATGCTACACTCACTCTGAACTGCCCACAAATGTTGCACTTGCTTATGAAGATGGAACCTCAGCTTTCTGTTGTGTTAGGAGTTGCTTCCTGTTCTTGCTTCCTTGCAGACATGAAGACTATAATGAACTGCAGTCAATAAACTTGTCATTTCACTTCATGGTTGCTTTATCTGTAGAATAAGAACTGGATGCTGTAACAttgaaaaaatgcaaataaaGGGTGCTGTTTAAATCTATCATTTCTGCCTGCCAGATGGGCGTTTTCATTGCAGCACCTCTAAACCGGTACCTTTTGCcataaatagataaataaatgCCAGGCTTGAAAGCAATTTTATGAGGTTGGTTGAGCAACATGGGATGAAAAATTTCTGTATATTCAATCGTAAGTAAATCCAGACTGGACTTGATCTTCAAAATTACAGCACTTGAAATTCAATTGATTTCAGCACGTCTCCCTTCCCTTCATTGGCATCTTCATCCCTCTAAATTTTCATGCACATTTCTATTCTTCATACTATCCTTCCCCTCCAAAACCCATCACTCCCATTGATGCAGTGACTTCCCCTAAATCTTGCTCCTTTGGCTGTCCCAGTTCTCTGCCTTGGTCTTCTTGACGTTCTTCTCCAGGtacttcatcttcctctttcAAGGGACTGAGTAAGAATGGTGGCCCTGAATACCTTGAGGACTGCATCATagatttaatctttttttttttaacaaaaaggaaaaacaaataccAAGATAGTACTGTGAACGTAAATTTTCTATCAGATTCTGTAATGCTGTTCAGTTATTCCAAAGTCATGCTGACAATGTATGAGACTGTGATGAGACCTTCAGAGTCATTAAGAAACTGAAGAACACTAACCTACACAATAAGTTTGTATTGCTAAATTTGACACCGCTGGGAGTGAGTTCCACTTAGTTGATGGGCGGTTAAGAGATTATCTATGGTTAAACTCTTCACAACTTACATCGAGAAATGCTCAACACAAAGTGCCTATACACTATAATCATGAAAACTAGTTGAGATTACAATTAGGAATCATTACTAAAGTTGTATTCTGTCCCTGCAAGCTCAAGGATCACCATTAATCATTCACCACTCACCAATAGCATAACAGGACCATGAAACGCATTTTCTGTGCTATAGCACAACTATAATTGCAATTGCTCCAGTGAGTGTCAAGACACTCAGACTCTGGTGAAATGGCTGAGTTTTAAGAGGTCCTTAATAATGAGAAGCCAAAGAAAACAGTTCGTTATACCAAAAAGCTACCATCTATATCCATAACTCTGTCCTATATTGCATTCAAGTTCTTCGGTTATACTTCACTGTGTATGCTATTTTCAACTAAATGACTGTAAACGCTCTCACATaccaagaaaattaaagaaaaaacttaggaaatgaaaaggaaaagggagCTGATCGACTTCTTTATTGAAGTTTAAAAAACACATTTTACATGTAAATATAGAATGGTTAGCCATCGTGGCAACTCAATCGCTCATAGCATCTGGCTTCTCTTCTTTAgttcaaatttcttcatataTGGTATACAATATCTCAGTATGTCATAGAAGTAGGCAGACTTGGGTATtgaataatattaatataaataattaggAAACATGTTACTTTCTATATTCATATAGAAAAGTGGAGTTGATAGGCAAGACTACCAAGtataagaaaattataaaatcaataaaacGATAGTTGATAGGCAAAGAGAggttaaaaaaattaccacaCAAGCAGATGTATTAGGTTTGCTTCGTTGAGAGATGCTTGATTCTTGTTTAGTGGTCCTACCCCTGATAGTTTTCTTCGTTGGTGAAGATATGCAATTCATATTTCCAGAAGTAAAGCTTAAGGAGGCTGCTAACACATGTTTCCATCATCACCTGGAAGTTGTGGAAATTGTAGGGTATCGTGGTCGTCAAAGTGTTGTCAAAATCGTCATGTTCTCGATAAAGACTGCTGTTTCTCTTGAGAAAATTGTGATAAATACTGTCCGACAATTATTTTGTGGTGAATCAGTGGATGAGAGTGATGAAGAGGTGGAGGAAGAGGATGCAAGACAGCAACCTTTGCTCAAGCTTAAACGGGAAGTGCATGCTGCTATAAGTTTTGAATGCCTCTAGTTAAGGCTACTTTTACTTTCTGTTTGGCAAATATATCGTACGTGATGTACATGTCATTGATTTTTGATACACCAATCATCCCTTTGTGGTATGTTGATTGTACAGCTAAGAGGTGTTCATGGTTTTTGGACCTGTACACCCTCTAGAATCTAGGTAAGATAAAGatggatttttatttcttttttgttggaaaaCACACCTTATTGACAGAAAAGGAATGGACAAGGTAATCAACACTAAAATGATGTTGCATTAAAAATCGTAAGAGCAATTTCTGGTGCAACTGTGGAATTTCCCAATCCAATGCTCTTGATTTTAGATATAGACTGCCTCAAGGAGCCGTATGCTTCCTCAGTTTTAACTGCATTATTAGCTTGTTGAGTGTCAAAGTAGTCTCCAGGATCCTTCATGCATAATAATTGAGCAACATGAAGATGGTGAGGTTCTTGAAGATCCTCCATCTCAGTCGTCCGAGCAATCCTACCAAATCCCTCCTGAACACCACTCTCATCAACTTCGACGATGTTTCTTCCTTGAAGAACAACAGCACCTTGCCGGTTAAGGTCTTGTGATAAGGTACTTCTCCTGCTGTACACCTCATCCCGAAAGAATATCCCATGATCTGGAAGGTGCGTATAATCATCTCCTTGGTCAGCTTCCATGTCCAAAGTTGGATCAACCCGTCGAAGCTTTTGACGAGCTTCCCTCGCCAATACCTCATCCTCCTTCAAAAACATTGCCAGTTCCTCATCATCGGCGGCTTCTGCTTCAGCTGCAGCAGCATTCCCTGTGCTTCGGAGGTATTCAGCTCGGAAATACTTCGTCCAAAAGTTTTTTTCCGTAGTCTTACTGGGAACCAGAGCAAGAAATGCCTGCTGAACGGCTGGTTTCAGGGCAAAAATCTGATACTTAATCTCTGCAGTCAAACTAAAAGTAACCTTGTTTGTCCGGCCATCCGTCATGGGTTTGGTGTCCATTATCATTGAGTTTCTGAAACCAACCCGTTGCTTTGGCTTTGGACGGCTATCTACATCACCAAACTTGTTCCTAGCTGCCCAGAACTCAGCTTCAGTTAGGACACCACTCATTACATACTGCATATGAAGTTTGTGCAATTCACTGCTTTCTTGTACTAACTTCATACGGTGCATTATTTCTGCTGTACAGATTTGTTCATCAGAAGAACAAGGAGGTATTGCAGCTTCTCCACGCTTAGCAAGCGCATTGGCTGCAAACTCTCGGCATACATGAAGATCACGAAAACTTGCAAACTCAAAGATGTAAGTTTTGTCCTTCTCACTGAGACGAAGCCAAGGTGGTCTATCTCCTCCCTCCATAGTGTTTTTGAGACATGTAATTTGTTTGAACTCCACATCGAGCGCCGGTTTCGCGGCGGTGGACGTGTGAACGTTTGGGCTGAACACAAACTTGTTCTCCGTCATAGTTAAAACCCCAAGAGTCCCAGGATCTCTCACTGTAGCCTTGTAATTAGCACGCTTCACCAGTTGCATACACCACGACATCTTCAGAGGAGTTTAAGagtatttgattttgaggAAACGATGTGCTGGTGAGATGTGCTTTTATAGACAGACCGAGCGAGGGATTTATTTGGTTTTCCCATTCCAAGTAGGATTACTCGAATTATTTCCTATTCCTAGTAGGATTATTCGAATGATTTTATGTGTTGTTTTACTCTTTTGCCCTCTTGGCCTTCTGCGTTTTTGAATCTTTTTGAATTGGAGAACCGAAGCCCCCCAATTCCTAAACGCGTactagaaaaggaaaaattccTGAAAGCGTGTGTACgagaaaagataaaatttcTGATCTCATGTTTAGTTGTTAAAACCAGCGATGTGATTGAAATGGAGAAGCTTAGAGAGTGttaagaaaagagaaaagaaggcAATGTCTGGAGATGAAAGGGAGTGATTTTCTTGGATTACTTTTAAAGGCTCATCATGACATCAATGACAACCAGACGATTTCGTTGGATGATTTGGTCGACGAATGCAAGACATTTTACTAAATGGCAGACGAAAGCAATTGTATGAGGCTGGTTGAGCAACATGGGATGAAAATTTTCCGTATATTCACTCGTAAGTAAATCCGGCCCGGAGGTAATCTTCAAAATTACAGCACTTGAAATTCAATTGATTTCAGCACGTCTCCCTTCCCTTCATTGGAATCTTCATCCCTTTAAATTTTCATGCGCATTTCCATACCTCATTCTATCATTCTCCTCCAAAACCCATCACTCCCATTGATGCAGTGACTTCCCCTAAATCTTGTCCCAGTTCTCTGCCTTGGTCTTCTTGACGTTCTTCTCCAGGtacttcatcttcctctttcAAGGGACTGAGTAAGGATGGTGGCCCTGAATACCTTGAGGACTGCATCATagatttaatcttttttttttaacaaaaaggaaaaacgaATACCAAGATAGTACTGTGAACGTAAATTTTCTATCAGATTCTGTAATGCTGTTCATTCATTCCAAAGTCGTGCTAAAAATGAGCGTCCAATGATGCAACACATAGATTACTAACTATATAGGAAAAGCCTTGTTATTGTTCCAGTTTGTGATTGTCAGAGCCGAAGAAAATAAGACGAATAAAGTATTTCATGGTCCAACCCCTTAAAGATTCAAAACACAACATGATAATGCACGTACGAGACTGTCATGACTCTAAGAAACTGAAGAACAATAACCTACGCAATAAGTTTGACACCGCTAGCAGTGAGTTCCACCATTAAGAAATGCTTTTTCCATTACAGTTTAACGCCAGTGTCAAGACACTAACATGAAAACTAGTTGAGATTACAAGTAGTAATCATTACTAAAGTTTCATGCTGCCCCTGCAAGGTCAAGGATCACCATTAATCATTCACCAATCATCAATGGCATAACA encodes the following:
- the LOC117628238 gene encoding general transcription and DNA repair factor IIH subunit TFB1-3-like isoform X1, translated to MSWCMQLVKRANYKATVRDPGTLGVLTMTENKFVFSPNVHTSTAAKPALDVEFKQITCLKNTMEGGDRPPWLRLSEKDKTYIFEFASFRDLHVCREFAANALAKRGEAAIPPCSSDEQICTAEIMHRMKLVQESSELHKLHMQYVMSGVLTEAEFWAARNKFGDVDSRPKPKQRVGFRNSMIMDTKPMTDGRTNKVTFSLTAEIKYQIFALKPAVQQAFLALVPSKTTEKNFWTKYFRAEYLRSTGNAAAAEAEAADDEELAMFLKEDEVLAREARQKLRRVDPTLDMEADQGDDYTHLPDHGIFFRDEVYSRRSTLSQDLNRQGAVVLQGRNIVEVDESGVQEGFGRIARTTEMEDLQEPHHLHVAQLLCMKDPGDYFDTQQANNAVKTEEAYGSLRQSISKIKSIGLGNSTVAPEIALTIFNATSF